The genome window CGTGAGCGGGAGTGGGGAGATGTCGAAGGGGTAGGGGTCCATCCGCACGGAGCCGTCCGGGTTCGGGGTGATGCGCAGTTCGACGCCGTTGTCGGGTGCGTAGCCGGCGGGGATGGGTGCGAGGCACTCTTCCTTGAAGCGGTTGTCGCGGTAGCCGTCGCAGCAGAAGTACAGCGACAGCAGGTCGAAGAGCTGCAGCATGCGGTAGTTGATCCACAACTCCTTATCAAAGCCCGCGTGGCCGGCGGCGAGCGCGGCCTTGTCCTGTTGCTGCTCCGCTTCGAGTTCGTGCAGCGCCGCCTGCACCGGGGCGCTGAGTTCGCGCACCCGCGGCTTGGGACTGGTCAGGACGTCGTAGCGGCCGCGCCACAGGCCGGTGCGGTGCATGGAGACCAGGACTCCGGCGTAGAGGTCGTGGCCGCGAATCCAGTCCACGTTGCGGCGGTAGGCAGTCAACTCGGTGGCCTCGAAATCCGGGATCCGCTCGCGATGGCCATACGGCCGCCCCTTGGCAGCATCCATCCGCGGCACACCTTCCCACTCGCGGTAGCCGCTGTCGTGGTAGGTGGTGGCGAAGACCATTGTGTCGTAGGGCCGGAGGCGCTCGAACCGGTCGTTGCCCCAGTGGGCGGCGAACTGCGCCGAGAGTTCTGCGTGCTCTTCCTGGGTGCTTACGTAGGTGGAACCGTCAGCGACTTCACGTATGACCATGGCCGATCCTCCTTTGACCGCGGACTGTATTCCTCATCTCAAATTCTTTTCGTCGGAGTCAAGGTCTTGGGGGCGTCGACGACGGTTGGTTGCCCGGCGGTTGTCCCTGTTCTATCGTCTGAACGTGCGATCCGCCGTTGACAGTAGCGCCGACCGGAGTGCCCGCATCCTCGAGCATCTCCGGACGGCCGGGGGTTTCCACTTTCCGGACTACCGGGGCGGCTCTCTCGTGAACCTGCTCTCGTCCATCATCCGGGCTTTTGGCGGGACCTCCCCCCACCCTGGGCTCCGGGCCCTGGATGAAGCCGTCTTCAAGGGCATCTCGCGAATCGTCTATCTCGTGCTGGACGGCGTGGGTTACAAACAACTGGACCGGTTCATGGCCGCGGGCGGCGGCGAGCATTTCTTCGCGCGGCATCCAGGTCTAGGTCTACGCATCACCACGGTGTTCCCCAGCACTACGGCTGCGGCGGTGACAACCCTTTCCACGGGCGCCGCCCCGGCCGAGCATGGGGTGTTGAGCTGGCATCTGCACCTGCACGACCTGGGCTTGGTGGGCGCGGTCTTGCCGGGGAGGACGCTAACGGGCACCCGGCTGGCGGGGAAAGACTTCAATCTCAGGCGCTATCTCGGGCTGCCGTCGTATCTCTCGTCGGTACGCCGGCACAAGCGGCTTCTGTCCTTCGGCGCCCTGGGGCGGAGCGCCTACTCCAACGCCGGCACCCGCTGGAACGGGTACGGCGCCTTCCAGACGCTCGCGGGCATGGAGCGGCAGACCGTGAGCTTCGCCCGCGAGGGCGGTCGTGGCGTGGCCTACGTCTACTGGCCACTGTACGACAGCCTGTGCCACCGGGAGGGCGTCGAGGCCCGCAAGACGAGACTCCATC of Deltaproteobacteria bacterium contains these proteins:
- a CDS encoding DUF3891 family protein; the encoded protein is MVIREVADGSTYVSTQEEHAELSAQFAAHWGNDRFERLRPYDTMVFATTYHDSGYREWEGVPRMDAAKGRPYGHRERIPDFEATELTAYRRNVDWIRGHDLYAGVLVSMHRTGLWRGRYDVLTSPKPRVRELSAPVQAALHELEAEQQQDKAALAAGHAGFDKELWINYRMLQLFDLLSLYFCCDGYRDNRFKEECLAPIPAGYAPDNGVELRITPNPDGSVRMDPYPFDISPLPLTVRARRMPPGRYASEAEARAAYYKTPARLLQFQVSN
- a CDS encoding alkaline phosphatase family protein is translated as MSLFYRLNVRSAVDSSADRSARILEHLRTAGGFHFPDYRGGSLVNLLSSIIRAFGGTSPHPGLRALDEAVFKGISRIVYLVLDGVGYKQLDRFMAAGGGEHFFARHPGLGLRITTVFPSTTAAAVTTLSTGAAPAEHGVLSWHLHLHDLGLVGAVLPGRTLTGTRLAGKDFNLRRYLGLPSYLSSVRRHKRLLSFGALGRSAYSNAGTRWNGYGAFQTLAGMERQTVSFAREGGRGVAYVYWPLYDSLCHREGVEARKTRLHLAEIDKSLGRLARGLAGTETLLLVTADHGVVDAPPPKRIELTAVPGLLDCLALLPAGDARQVSCFVRPAREARFREVVARHLAEACVCITGEELLESGLLGPGGPHPSLGNRVGDYVLLARDDYAFRVT